CGGCTGGTCGAGGCCCAGGCGCGGCGCTTCGAGGACCTCGTGGAGACCGACGTACGCCGCCGCGCCGCCGAGGTCCGCGGGCCCCAGCACGTCGCCCGCCACACCGTGCGGCAGGCCGTCGAGCAGATCGACTTCGGCTCCGCCCGCCGCGCCGACCTGGAGCTGATGCGCCGCGAGATCGCCCCGCTGGCGCGCCGGCTGGCGACGCGGCTGGCGCGCGAGCAGCACAGCCGTCGCCGCGGGCCGCTCGACTTCCGCCGCACGGTGCGGGCCTCGATGGGCAGCGGTGGCGTGCCCCTGGAGACCCACCACCGGCCGCGACGCCCGGCCCGGCCCGACCTGGTCGTGCTGTGCGACGTGAGCGGCTCGGTCGCGGGGTTCGCCAGCTTCACGCTGATGCTCGTCTTCGCGCTGCGCGAGCAGTTCGACCGGGTGCGGGCGTTCACCTTCGTCGACGAGGTCCACGAGGTCACCGACCGCTTCCGGCCGGGCGCCGACCCCGCCACGACGATGGCCGAGCTGGCGGCCAGCGCGCGCCACGCGAGCCTGTGGGGCCGCACCAGCTACGGCCGCGCCTTCACCCGCTTCGCCGAGCAGCACGCCGACGCGCTGACGCCGAAGACCCACTTCCTCGTCCTCGGCGACGCCCGCTCCAACCACGGCGACCTGGCGCTGCCGGTCTTCCGCGACCTGGTCCACGCGGCCCGCCACACCTGGTGGCTCAACCCCGAGCACGTGCGCAACTGGGACACCGGCGACTCGGCGGCGGGCGACTACGGCCGGATCGCGCCGATGGTCGAGTGCCGCAACCTGACCCAGCTGGGGGAGTTCGTCCACGACCTGGCGTGACGGCGGTCTCGCGGCGCCCTCCGCAGTTCGGGCCGACGTCCACGGGCCGGGCGCCGCGCGAGTAGAGTTGCGACTCCCCCTTTTCGGTCATCTCCCCTGGAGGCACCGCGTTGAACAGTGACGTGGCCGCGCGCGAGGTCGCGCGCGAGCAGGCATACGTCGACACCGTCTACGCCCAGATGGAGAAGGCCGCGGCGTCCGCGCAGCAGCTGGCCCAGGAGGGCCTCGAACGCGGTCGGATCGGCAACGAGGGCGGCCTCGTCGAGCGCGACGCGATGGTCTTCCAGGCGGCCCGCCGGATGGCCACGCTCGACGCCGCCCACGAGGGCCTGGTCTTCGGCCGGCTCGACCTGCGCACCGAGCTCGACGCCCCGCCGCGCTACATCGGGCGCATCGGCCTGCGCGACGACGCCTACGACACGCTGCTCATCGACTGGCGCGCCCCGGCCGCCGCGGTGTTCTACCAGGCCACCCAGCACGACCCCCAGGGCGTCGTGCGCCGCCGGATCCTGCGGTCCAAGGGCGTGAAGGTGCTCGGCGTCGAGGACGACCTGCTCGACGCCGAGGCCGAGACCGACCTGCCGATCGTCGGGGAGGGCGCCCTGCTGGCGCAGCTCTCGCGCGCCCGCGACCGCTCCATGCACTCCATCGTCGCGACCATCCAGGCCGAGCAGGACAAGGCCATCCGGGCCCCGCAGAAGGGCGTCGTGTCGATCTCCGGCGGCCCCGGCACCGGCAAGACGGTCGTGGCGCTGCACCGCGCGGCGTACCTCCTCTACGGCGACCGGCGCCGCTACGAGCGCGGCGGCGTGCTCGTGGTCGGCCCGTCGGGCGTCTTCATGCGCTACATCGAGCGGGTGCTGCCCTCGCTGGGCGAGACCGCGGTCGCGCTGCGCTCCCTCGGCGAGGTCGTCGACGGGCTGCGGGCCACCCGTCGCGAGGAGCCGTCCGTGGCCGAGGTGAAGGGCTCGGCCGCGATGGCCGAGGTGCTGCGGCGCCTGGCGCGCCAGGCGGTGCCCGACGCCCCGACCGAGTTCCGCGTGTTCTACCGCGACGACAACCTCGTCCTCGGGCGTCGCGAGCTGGCCCAGATCCGCCGCCAGCTCCTCGGCATGGGCCACCGCAACCGCTCCACCACCAAGGTGGCCTCGACGCTCATCGACGCCCTGTGGCGCCGCGTCCGCAGCGAGCGGGCGCGCGAGCGCACCAAGGAGGACTTCGTCGAGGAGATGCGGGGCCGCGACGACTTCCTGGCCTTCGCCTCCGCCTGGTGGCCGGTGCTCGACGCCCCGACCGTGCTCGGCTGGCTGCGCGACCCCGAGCTGCTGGCCCGGGTCGGCGAGGGCGTCCTCGACGACGAGGCCGTGCGGGTGCTCTCCAAGTCGTGGGGCTCCACCGACCCCGGCGTCGAGGCCCCCGCGCTCTCGGTCGACGACGTGCCGCTGGTCGACGAGCTGCGCTACCTGCTCGGCGACCCGCCGATCGTCAACACCGGCTCGGTCGACGACGAGTGGCTCAGCGCCGCCGACTCCTCGCTGGTCGAGGTCACCACCGCCTCCGAGCGGGAGTACGCCGGCCACCGCAGCTGGACCCCGCCCACCAACCGGGTCGAGGACGACGGCTTCGCCCACGTGCTCGTCGACGAGGCCCAGGACCTCACCCCGATGCAGTGGCGCATGGTCGGTCGCCGCGGCCGCACCGCCACCTGGACGATCGTCGGCGACGCCGCCCAGTCGTCGTGGCCGGTGCCCGAGGAGGCCCGTCGCGCCCGCGCCGAGGCGCTCGGCGACAAGCAGGTCCACGATTTCCACCTGTCGACCAACTACCGCAACTCCTCGGAGATCTACGACTTCGCCGCGGCGTACGCCGAGCGGGTCGGCCTCGACGCCGACCTGCCCGACGCGGTCCGGTCGACCGGCGTACCCCCGCTGGAGCTGGCCGTCGACGACCTCGAGACCGCCGTCCACGAGCAGCTGGCCGACCTGGCCGGCTCCCTGGAGGGCACCGTCGGGGTCGTAGTGCCCGCCGCCCGGCTCGGCGAGGTCCGCCGCTGGCTGGCGTCCTGGCCGGAGTTCGCCGGCGAGTCCGGCAGCCCCGACAGCCGCATCGTCGTCCTCCCCGGCCTCGACACCAAGGGGCTGGAGTTCGACGGCATCGTCGTCGTGCAGCCCCAGGAGATCGAGGACGAGGCCTCCACCGGCCGCGCCACCCTCTACGTCGTCTACACCCGTGCCACCCAGCGGATGGTCACCCTCACGGCCCGGTAGGTGCCCGAGCGATCCCCGAGCGGGCGATCGTCGTACGCCGGGGAACGCCGAGCGGGCGTTCGTCGTACGCCGGGGAACACCGAGCGGGCACTTGTCGCACGCCTCGGCAGCCCGGCCCGTGCTGCAGTCGCCCGGTCGGCGACGCACGGCGTGCTGCGATCGCCCGGTCGGCGGCCCGGGGCGTGCTGCGATCGCCCGCTCGGCGGCCCGGGGCGTGCTGCGATCGCCCGCTCGGCGGCGCACGGCGTGCTGCGATCGCCCGCTCGGCGGCCCGGGGCGTGCCGCGATCGCCCGGTCGGCGGGGGCGGGGTCGGGCGCAGGTAGCGTTCGGCCCATGTCTGCGCCGATCGACGCCCGTGCCGCTCTCGAGGAGCTGCTGGGGCACGAGGCGTGGGCGGTGGTCCGGATCCGGGAGAGCAGCACGGTCACGCTGGTCGGCGGGCCGGTGAGCCACCTGGCGACGCTGCGCGACGTCCCGCTCGAGGAGGGGCCGCCGGAGCCGGGGCGCCGCTTCGACCGGCTGGTGGCGGTGCCGTTCCGCCAGGTCGCCGAGCGCGGGTTCACCGCGCACGACGACGGGACCCCGCTGGCCGTGGTCGAGGTGGTCACCGAGCGCGAGGTGCCGTACGACGACCTGGTCGCCGCCCTGCCCGACGTCGCACTCGACTTCGAGGACGAGGGCGGGTTCGAGACCTCCGACGAGGCGTACGCCGAGATGGTGGACGCGATCATCCGCGACGAGATCGGCCAGGGGGAGGGCGCCAACCTGGTCGTCGGCCGCCACTACCGGGCGACGCTGCGCGACTGGGACCACACCCGGGCGCTGAGCGTGCTGCGCCGGCTGCTCACCCAGGAGCGGGGCGCCTACTGGACCTACGCGTTCTGGACCGGCGACCGCTTCCTCATCGGGGCCTCGCCCGAGCGCCACGTGAGCGTCCACGGCGGCGACGTCCGGATGAACCCCATCTCCGGCACCTTCCGGCTGGGCGGGGCCGCCACGGGCACGCCCGGCCAGCCGTCCGGGCTGGCAGAGCTCAAGCCGCGGCTGCTGGAGTTCCTGGCCGACGAGAAGGAGATCTTCGAGCTCTTCATGGTCGTCGACGAGGAGCTGAAGATGATGTGCGACATCTGCCACGAGGGCGGCCAGGTGCTCGGGCCCTTCCTCAAGCCGATGACCCACCTCGTCCACACCGAGTACCTCCTGGCCGGCCGCACCCGCGCCGACGTCCGCGACGTGCTGCGCGACACCATGTTCGCCGCGACCGTGACCGGCGCCCCCGTCGAGAACGCCTGCCGGCTGATCCACCGCTACGAGTCCGAGGGCCGCGGCTACTACGCCGGCGCGCTGGCGCTCATCGGCCGCGACCCCGACGGCGCCCCGACCGCCGACTCGCCGATCGTGATCCGCACCGCCGACGTCAGCCCCGAGGGCCACCTCAAGGTGACGGCCGGCGCCACGCTGGTGCGCGACTCCGACCCCCACTACGAGGTCGCCGAGACGGTGGCCAAGGCCGGCGGCATCCTGTCGGCCTTCGGGCTGGTCCCGGGCGCGACGGCCACGCCGACCGACGTCGCCGACCTGATCGCCGACGAGGACGTGCTGATCGCCCTCGGCTCGCGCAACCAGCGGCTCGCGAAGTTCTGGCTGACCGACCAGTCGGGTGCCGCCGCGGCCCCGTCGCTGCGGGGCAAGCGGATCGTCATCCTCCACGGCGAGGACGACTTCGTGAACATGCTGGCCCACGTCTTCTCGGTGCTGGGGATGACCTCGACCGTGGTCCGCCACGAGGACTACCGCCGCGGTGCCTTCGACGGCGCCGACCTGGTCGTGGTGGGTCCCGGACCGGGTGACCCCCGCGACCACGGGCACCCGAAGATCGCGGCCTACCGCCGGGCCGTCGGCGACCTGCTCGAGACCGAGCAGCCGTTCCTCGCGGTGTGCCTGGGCCACCAGGTGCTGTGCGACGTGCTCGGGCTGCCGCTCGGGTTCAAGGACATCGTCTTCCAGGGCACCCAGTCCTCGGTCGAGATCGACGGCCGGGTGGAGCCGGTGGGCTTCTACAACACCTTCGTCGCGCGTCCCGGCGAGCAGCTGCCCGACGGCGTGCGCGTCCAGGCCGACCCGGCCACCGGCGACGTCCACCAGGTCGAGGGGGCGCACTTCCGCGGCGTGCAGTTCCACGCCGAGTCGATCCTCACCGAGAACGGCTTCGCGCTGCTGCGCACCCTGCTGCTGGACCTGCTGGGGGAGTAGGAGCCCGT
This genomic interval from Nocardioides scoriae contains the following:
- a CDS encoding HelD family protein; translation: MNSDVAAREVAREQAYVDTVYAQMEKAAASAQQLAQEGLERGRIGNEGGLVERDAMVFQAARRMATLDAAHEGLVFGRLDLRTELDAPPRYIGRIGLRDDAYDTLLIDWRAPAAAVFYQATQHDPQGVVRRRILRSKGVKVLGVEDDLLDAEAETDLPIVGEGALLAQLSRARDRSMHSIVATIQAEQDKAIRAPQKGVVSISGGPGTGKTVVALHRAAYLLYGDRRRYERGGVLVVGPSGVFMRYIERVLPSLGETAVALRSLGEVVDGLRATRREEPSVAEVKGSAAMAEVLRRLARQAVPDAPTEFRVFYRDDNLVLGRRELAQIRRQLLGMGHRNRSTTKVASTLIDALWRRVRSERARERTKEDFVEEMRGRDDFLAFASAWWPVLDAPTVLGWLRDPELLARVGEGVLDDEAVRVLSKSWGSTDPGVEAPALSVDDVPLVDELRYLLGDPPIVNTGSVDDEWLSAADSSLVEVTTASEREYAGHRSWTPPTNRVEDDGFAHVLVDEAQDLTPMQWRMVGRRGRTATWTIVGDAAQSSWPVPEEARRARAEALGDKQVHDFHLSTNYRNSSEIYDFAAAYAERVGLDADLPDAVRSTGVPPLELAVDDLETAVHEQLADLAGSLEGTVGVVVPAARLGEVRRWLASWPEFAGESGSPDSRIVVLPGLDTKGLEFDGIVVVQPQEIEDEASTGRATLYVVYTRATQRMVTLTAR
- a CDS encoding anthranilate synthase family protein; its protein translation is MSAPIDARAALEELLGHEAWAVVRIRESSTVTLVGGPVSHLATLRDVPLEEGPPEPGRRFDRLVAVPFRQVAERGFTAHDDGTPLAVVEVVTEREVPYDDLVAALPDVALDFEDEGGFETSDEAYAEMVDAIIRDEIGQGEGANLVVGRHYRATLRDWDHTRALSVLRRLLTQERGAYWTYAFWTGDRFLIGASPERHVSVHGGDVRMNPISGTFRLGGAATGTPGQPSGLAELKPRLLEFLADEKEIFELFMVVDEELKMMCDICHEGGQVLGPFLKPMTHLVHTEYLLAGRTRADVRDVLRDTMFAATVTGAPVENACRLIHRYESEGRGYYAGALALIGRDPDGAPTADSPIVIRTADVSPEGHLKVTAGATLVRDSDPHYEVAETVAKAGGILSAFGLVPGATATPTDVADLIADEDVLIALGSRNQRLAKFWLTDQSGAAAAPSLRGKRIVILHGEDDFVNMLAHVFSVLGMTSTVVRHEDYRRGAFDGADLVVVGPGPGDPRDHGHPKIAAYRRAVGDLLETEQPFLAVCLGHQVLCDVLGLPLGFKDIVFQGTQSSVEIDGRVEPVGFYNTFVARPGEQLPDGVRVQADPATGDVHQVEGAHFRGVQFHAESILTENGFALLRTLLLDLLGE
- a CDS encoding VWA domain-containing protein, producing MTLLDRHLAFLRALRDAGLPVALSEGLDAVRAIDALGLGERETLRAAYAATLLTRQSHRPGFDQVFDLYWPALVGDGADREGYSETFDRPDRDESAAERLGLPGPADDPGPLADGPQALADFREALATAMALGDPDALTALARDAVQRFGRIRGRGPGEQRWSAYNVMNRVSPDELVARALAGLGVASPDEDPSLRRLVEAQARRFEDLVETDVRRRAAEVRGPQHVARHTVRQAVEQIDFGSARRADLELMRREIAPLARRLATRLAREQHSRRRGPLDFRRTVRASMGSGGVPLETHHRPRRPARPDLVVLCDVSGSVAGFASFTLMLVFALREQFDRVRAFTFVDEVHEVTDRFRPGADPATTMAELAASARHASLWGRTSYGRAFTRFAEQHADALTPKTHFLVLGDARSNHGDLALPVFRDLVHAARHTWWLNPEHVRNWDTGDSAAGDYGRIAPMVECRNLTQLGEFVHDLA